A region from the Onychostoma macrolepis isolate SWU-2019 chromosome 18, ASM1243209v1, whole genome shotgun sequence genome encodes:
- the pex11a gene encoding peroxisomal membrane protein 11A, with translation METFISFTNQSQGRDRIFRATQYACALAKYLLRNEAKRKELVKKLQFLESNMSSGRKLFRLGNTVNSIHAAKSTLHISDPVLRFCLTSANLNRALYFICDNILWARGIGLIRDIDKERWSLNSTRFYFLSLVMNLTRDVYVIIQLMVQKSRDRQFQQKVDQHLNESPDVACVIVPQLDAFLFLLLESLRNEPSVALDTVKNVCDLFIPLDKLGIYQTNAGVVGFCGLVSSLLGILSVLRPSLKIKP, from the exons ATGGAAACTTTCATCAGCTTCACTAACCAAAGTCAAGGAAGGGATCGCATATTCAG AGCAACCCAATATGCTTGTGCTCTGGCGAAATACCTTCTGAGAAATGAAGCGAAGAGAAAAGAGCTGGTGAAAAAGCTGCAATTTCTGGAGTCTAATATGAGTTCGGGGCGGAAGC tattcagGCTTGGGAATACAGTCAACTCGATCCATGCGGCCAAGAGCACTCTTCATATTTCTGACCCCGTGCTGCGCTTTTGCCTTACTTCTGCCAACCTCAACCGTGCCTTGTATTTCATCTGTGACAACATACTCTGGGCCAGAGGTATTGGGCTAATACGAGACATCGACAAGGAGCGCTGGAGCTTGAACTCCACTCGCTTCTATTTCCTGTCCTTGGTTATGAATCTAACCAGAGACGTCTATGTGATCATCCAGCTTATGGTACAGAAGTCTCGGGACCGACAATTCCAGCAAAAAGTCGACCAGCATCTCAATGAAAGCCCAGATGTGGCTTGTGTCATAGTGCCTCAGCTTGATGCGTTCCTCTTTCTTCTCCTCGAGAGCCTCAGAAATGAACCATCTGTGGCTCTCGATACAGTTAAAAATGTTTGCGATCTTTTCATTCCACTTGACAAACTGGGCATTTACCAAACAAATGCAGGGGTGGTGGGCTTCTGTGGCCTTGTTTCTTCTCTTTTAGGTATATTGTCAGTTTTGAGGCCCAGCCTCAAAATCAAGCCATGA